In a genomic window of Sutcliffiella sp. FSL R7-0096:
- a CDS encoding NUDIX hydrolase: MDVVFHTEQEVFNYRVAGIWIKDNRILMHRASDDNIWSLPGGRVEMNEASPVSLQREFKEELDISMTIERLVWVVENFFDYRGKRVHEIGFYYIVSSELEQPIPVGPFHGVEGERLIYEWVPVDELEDVILYPEFLKKALKNIPENSEHYMVSN; encoded by the coding sequence ATGGATGTCGTTTTTCATACAGAACAAGAAGTATTCAATTATAGAGTGGCGGGCATCTGGATAAAGGACAACCGCATATTAATGCATAGGGCAAGTGATGATAATATTTGGTCCCTTCCTGGCGGGAGAGTCGAAATGAACGAAGCATCACCAGTCAGCCTGCAACGGGAGTTTAAAGAAGAATTGGATATATCCATGACTATTGAAAGGCTAGTATGGGTGGTTGAAAACTTTTTTGACTATCGTGGGAAACGAGTACACGAAATCGGGTTTTACTACATCGTTTCAAGCGAGTTAGAACAACCCATACCTGTTGGACCATTTCATGGTGTAGAAGGCGAAAGATTGATCTATGAATGGGTACCGGTCGACGAGCTGGAAGACGTGATCCTTTACCCTGAATTTCTGAAAAAAGCATTGAAGAATATACCTGAGAATTCGGAGCACTATATGGTAAGTAACTGA
- a CDS encoding GNAT family N-acetyltransferase, giving the protein MKIRNIRDGDFLRISTNLNTWWGGREMVDMLPRLFIHHFKDTSFIMEGEGETIGFLIGFISPSNPEQAYIHFVGVNPKTRQKNVGRTLYEHFFQTVKDQGCKDVSCVTSPVNTTSIHFHTKMGFSMEDGDMSMNGIPIHQNYDGMGQDRVVFKKFL; this is encoded by the coding sequence ATGAAAATAAGAAACATTCGCGATGGCGATTTCCTTCGTATTTCTACTAACCTGAATACGTGGTGGGGAGGTAGGGAAATGGTCGACATGCTACCAAGGTTATTTATCCATCATTTTAAAGACACAAGTTTCATCATGGAAGGAGAGGGAGAAACGATTGGGTTTTTGATAGGTTTCATTTCTCCTTCCAATCCGGAGCAGGCATACATACATTTTGTAGGTGTAAACCCGAAGACCCGCCAAAAGAACGTGGGAAGAACACTTTACGAACACTTCTTTCAAACAGTGAAGGACCAAGGATGCAAGGACGTGAGCTGCGTGACCTCCCCTGTGAATACAACCTCTATCCACTTTCATACAAAGATGGGCTTTAGCATGGAGGATGGAGACATGAGTATGAACGGCATTCCTATCCATCAAAATTATGATGGCATGGGCCAAGATCGGGTGGTATTTAAGAAATTCTTATAG
- a CDS encoding DUF4367 domain-containing protein, translating into MLKKRMIGLALLLTFMVGLAIVWSIWNGKLYEYNREPFYMAAENLPFEKKIPTYVPFKEMEVAQRNLDADKESLTVTLSNINKEYMDVYIGVKETEAFKSMKQQKIHIGENNGVFISDEEGKRILAWEENDVNYEITFYYKLTPKEVSKKQLIKMAEAFTSELDS; encoded by the coding sequence ATGCTTAAAAAAAGAATGATAGGGTTGGCCCTTCTATTGACCTTCATGGTGGGATTGGCTATTGTATGGTCGATTTGGAATGGAAAACTATATGAATATAATCGAGAGCCGTTCTATATGGCAGCGGAAAATCTACCTTTCGAAAAGAAAATACCAACATACGTCCCTTTCAAAGAAATGGAAGTAGCACAGCGTAATCTGGATGCAGACAAAGAGAGCTTAACAGTCACCTTGTCTAATATAAATAAGGAATATATGGACGTGTATATAGGTGTTAAAGAAACGGAAGCCTTCAAGTCAATGAAACAACAAAAAATACATATAGGAGAAAATAATGGAGTCTTCATATCAGATGAAGAAGGAAAACGTATTCTTGCTTGGGAAGAGAATGATGTTAATTACGAAATAACATTCTATTACAAACTTACTCCCAAAGAAGTAAGTAAAAAGCAATTGATTAAAATGGCAGAAGCTTTTACGTCGGAGCTCGATAGCTAA
- the lepB gene encoding signal peptidase I: MKTKKFKNEIISWGKACVIGLFFAFLVSALIVQPFTVKGSSMEPTLTGEDVWAHKEEGDKVLIFKSGYMLGIEPKYNDIVVIDSRVDRGRNLADNFKESPLVSTLLKEQQGNNYWIKRVIGVEGDKLEYRGGTVYRNGEELEEAYIQEEMLYPFDEVIVPKDHVFVMGDNRNDSRDSREIGSIPKENVMGKVVLRYYPFDRLNTLE, from the coding sequence ATGAAAACAAAAAAATTTAAAAATGAAATTATTAGTTGGGGAAAAGCCTGTGTGATCGGACTCTTTTTTGCCTTTCTTGTCAGTGCATTAATCGTTCAGCCCTTTACCGTGAAAGGTAGCTCCATGGAGCCAACTTTGACTGGTGAAGATGTTTGGGCTCATAAAGAGGAAGGCGATAAAGTGCTCATTTTCAAGAGCGGTTATATGCTGGGAATCGAACCGAAATACAATGATATTGTTGTAATAGATAGCAGGGTAGATCGCGGAAGGAATTTGGCGGATAACTTCAAGGAAAGCCCGCTCGTTAGTACATTATTAAAAGAGCAACAGGGGAATAATTACTGGATAAAGAGAGTGATTGGGGTAGAAGGGGATAAGCTCGAATATCGTGGGGGAACTGTTTACCGCAATGGGGAAGAGCTGGAGGAAGCATACATACAAGAAGAGATGCTGTATCCATTTGATGAAGTGATTGTTCCGAAGGACCACGTTTTTGTAATGGGGGATAACCGTAATGACAGTAGGGATAGCCGGGAAATAGGGTCCATTCCCAAAGAAAATGTTATGGGGAAAGTGGTTCTTCGTTATTATCCATTTGATAGATTGAATACGCTTGAATAG
- a CDS encoding HAD hydrolase-like protein, which yields MQAIIFDMDGTLFQTDRILELALDDTFKLLAEMNVWDIEEPTPIDTYRRIMGVPLPVVWETLLPSHSQAIRVEANLIFHEKLIDNIHKGNGALYPGVTDVLEFLKKENLDVYIASNGQTAYLEAIVEQYDLNRWVTEVFSIDRIESLDKTELVGEIIRKYSIKHGAVVGDRLSDINAAKRNGLTAIGCRFDFAQEEELEQADMVINSLEELKKLVLQIVE from the coding sequence ATGCAAGCAATAATCTTTGACATGGACGGAACTCTCTTTCAAACGGATAGAATATTGGAATTGGCTTTGGATGATACATTCAAGCTGTTAGCGGAAATGAATGTTTGGGATATAGAAGAGCCAACTCCTATCGATACATACAGAAGGATTATGGGAGTACCCCTGCCTGTAGTGTGGGAAACTCTTCTGCCGTCACATTCACAGGCAATAAGGGTCGAGGCAAACCTGATTTTTCATGAAAAGTTGATAGACAATATACATAAGGGAAATGGCGCTCTTTATCCTGGTGTAACAGATGTTCTGGAATTTTTGAAGAAGGAGAACCTGGATGTATACATAGCAAGCAATGGGCAGACTGCTTATCTTGAAGCGATTGTGGAACAGTATGATTTAAATCGATGGGTGACAGAAGTATTCAGTATAGATCGGATTGAATCTTTGGACAAGACAGAGCTAGTAGGGGAGATTATCAGAAAATACTCCATTAAACATGGAGCGGTGGTCGGGGATCGCCTCTCAGATATAAATGCGGCAAAACGAAATGGGTTAACGGCTATTGGATGCAGGTTTGATTTTGCACAAGAGGAAGAGTTGGAGCAAGCCGATATGGTAATAAATAGTTTGGAAGAGTTGAAAAAGTTAGTCCTTCAAATTGTAGAATAA
- a CDS encoding cupin domain-containing protein, producing MKFFRFDKEIGFPIKRYDSQTAHFIKVLRSKQETSVGFIQIDAGGVVGYHQASVQQLFIVVQGEGWVTGTDREKMVIKSGEGVMWEEGEWHESGSESGMLALVIESESIDTSLLQDK from the coding sequence GTGAAATTCTTCCGATTTGATAAAGAAATTGGATTCCCGATAAAACGATATGATTCACAAACGGCCCATTTCATAAAAGTATTGAGAAGTAAGCAGGAAACTAGCGTAGGGTTTATTCAAATAGATGCTGGCGGTGTAGTGGGATATCATCAAGCAAGTGTGCAGCAGTTGTTCATTGTCGTGCAGGGGGAAGGATGGGTAACGGGAACGGATCGCGAAAAAATGGTAATCAAAAGCGGAGAAGGAGTCATGTGGGAAGAGGGAGAATGGCATGAGTCTGGAAGCGAATCAGGGATGCTTGCTTTAGTGATAGAGTCAGAGTCAATCGATACCTCCCTTCTTCAAGATAAATAG